The Tenebrio molitor chromosome 3, icTenMoli1.1, whole genome shotgun sequence genome contains a region encoding:
- the LOC138127144 gene encoding uncharacterized protein, producing MKVNLSSCAFLLSLIRCSSQYMQLNIENDELCSLGKRKIKLDEGPRSGLRVGQTRLNDHDLDWIRSMKCRFKVVPSSSQEGIIAVIQHLIFRKNSTTDECIDYVQFTRKDGSSSQKFCGRFNAALYMDHNFVNPADPISSGTAFVDEKGELDVILYVSKEHLGADEEMDLSIVFTAYRHCSLVLKRNEMYRPCSNTRREFCIYSGFFSDSYINCPLPDCEDEQGCSKPEVIDRYYGNKVLIGAVSTVFIVFALFILCLWICKTYKIFCWAQNFANPSSTTPQGQSGEAPRVIEMNEQAGARSSASQGNSASANIDEDKDLPPSYDSLFPSRRDWIVANRESKR from the exons ATGAAGGTAAACTTGAGTAGTTGCGCATTTTTGTTGTCGCTGATCCGATGTTCATCGCAATACATGCAAT TGAACATCGAAAACGACGAATTGTGTTCATTAGGGaaacgtaaaataaaattagatgAAGGGCCCCGTTCCGGCCTGAGGGTCGGTCAAACCCGTCTGAACGACCACGACTTAGACTGGATCAGAAGCATGAAATGTAGGTTTAAAGTAGTCCCCTCGAGCTCCCAAGAAGGAATCATTGCTGTGATACAACATTTAATATTTCGCAAAAACTCCACGACCGACGAGTGTATAGATTACGTGCAGTTCACGCGAAAAGACGGCTCCTCCAGCCAAAAATTCTGCGGCCGCTTCAACGCCGCTCTGTACATGGACCACAACTTTGTGAACCCCGCGGACCCCATATCGTCGGGCACCGCCTTCGTCGACGAGAAGGGCGAGCTCGACGTCATCCTCTACGTCTCGAAAGAGCACCTGGGCGCCGACGAAGAGATGGATCTCAGTATAGTCTTCACCGCTTACAGAC ATTGTTCGCTAGTATTAAAAAGAAACGAGATGTACAGACCGTGCAGCAACACTCGCCGCGAATTCTGCATCTACTCTGGATTTTTTTCCGACAGCTACATCAACTGCCCCCTGCCGGATTGCGAGGACGAGCAAGGCTGTTCCAAACCG GAAGTCATCGACCGCTATTACGGCAACAAGGTGCTAATTGGGGCGGTGTCCACCGTCTTCATCGTGTTCgcgctttttattttatgtttgtgGATATGTAAGAcgtacaaaatattttgttgggCGCAGAACTTCGCCAATCCGAGCTCTACGACGCCCCAAGGGCAAAGCGGCGAAGCT CCGAGAGTTATAGAGATGAACGAACAGGCGGGGGCGCGGTCTTCCGCCTCTCAGGGAAACAGTGCTAGTGCCAATATAGACGAGGACAAAGACTTACCGCCTTCCTACGACAGTCTGTTCCCGTCAAG ACGAGATTGGATTGTTGCAAACCGAGAGTCGAAACGGTAA
- the Mps1 gene encoding dual specificity protein kinase Ttk isoform X2 yields MSSFTNDFSLVTKNGQEGDFINQRNALSTVKRTRQCQRRKFLHIGPLQLDEIHKQIEEAESDGISESKSPPAKPDDANKENEVKPISKLQDSFDFGFMSLNTPVKKSEPVKNNFATPSLNYRPIGTSKINRNLEFQYVTPNTKIPPKVQCSVKMQPYLRTPITKLCTAPDQHKVESELKPAVQLRPSLDPTFQRIKVNDVEYIILNELGKGGSSEVFHCYNHEMKTHRAIKVVSLANGASATGFINEVKMLKALQQCNRIIKMFDYEIKEEEKILLVVLEVGGTDLSKILKESALNTTHMPLYMLLYYWMEMLYAVKQIHSHGIVHSDLKPANFLKVEGYLKLIDFGIASCIQSDMTSVVKAVPEGSFNYISPEALSNENSTNVNSPSYGKPKLVISRTCGRWGASCTSWFTGGRRFNTSRRFG; encoded by the exons atgagtTCTTTCACAAATGATTTTAGTTTGGTAACAAAAAACGGGCAAGAAGGTGACTTTATTAATCAGCGGAACGCGTTAAGCACAGTTAAAAG GACTCGACAATGTCAGCGCCGCAAGTTTCTCCATATTGGGCCTTTACAGCTGGACGAAATCCACAAACAGATCGAGGAGGCCGAAAGTGACGGAATATCCGAATCTAAATCGCCCCCCGCGAAACCAGACGACGCAAACAAAGAGAATGAAGTGAAACCTATAAGCAAGCTTCAAGACAGTTTTGATTTTGGTTTCATGTCACTGAACACACCCGTGAAAAAATCCGAACcggtcaaaaataattttgctaCGCCGAGCCTCAATTACAGACCGATAGGgacgtcaaaaataaatagaaatctGGAATTTCAATATGTTACCCCAAACACAAAAATTCCACCTAAAGTGCAATGCAGTGTCAAAATGCAACCGTATTTGAGGACGCCTATCACAAAATTGTGCACAGCTCCTGATCAACACAAAGTAGAGAGCGAGTTGAAGCCTGCAGTGCAATTAAGGCCCTCTCTTGATCCCACTTTTCAAAGAATAAAAGTGAATGATGTGGAGTATATAATTTTGAATGAGTTGGGGAAGGGTGGAAGTTCTGAAGTGTTTCACTGTTACAACCATGAGATGAAGACGCACCGCGCCATCAAGGTCGTCTCTTTGGCGAATGGCGCCTCCGCCACTGGATTCATCAATGAGGTGAAGATGCTGAAGGCGTTGCAACAGTGTAATCGGATCATCAAAATGTTTGACTA CGAAATAAAGGAGGAAGAGAAAATTTTGTTGGTGGTGCTGGAAGTGGGTGGCACCGACTTGTCGAAAATTCTCAAAGAGTCTGCGCTCAACACGACTCACATGCCCCTGTACATGCTCTTGTACTACTGGATGGAGATGCTGTACGCCGTCAAGCAGATCCACTCCCACGGCATCGTCCATTCCGACCTGAAACCcgccaattttttgaaagtcGAAGGTTACCTAAAACTGATCGATTTCGGGATAGCTTCGTGCATCCAGAGCGACATGACCAGCGTCGTCAAGGCCGTACCGGAGGGCTCCTTCAACTACATAAGTCCCGAAGCCTTGAGCAACGAGAACAGTACAAACGTGAACAGTCCGTCGTACGGCAAACCCAA ATTAGTTATAAGTCGGACGTGTGGTCGTTGGGGTGCATCTTGTACCAGCTGGTTTACAGGCGGACGCCGTTTCAACACATCTCGCAGATTTGGGTGA
- the Mps1 gene encoding dual specificity protein kinase TTK isoform X1 — protein sequence MSSFTNDFSLVTKNGQEGDFINQRNALSTVKRTRQCQRRKFLHIGPLQLDEIHKQIEEAESDGISESKSPPAKPDDANKENEVKPISKLQDSFDFGFMSLNTPVKKSEPVKNNFATPSLNYRPIGTSKINRNLEFQYVTPNTKIPPKVQCSVKMQPYLRTPITKLCTAPDQHKVESELKPAVQLRPSLDPTFQRIKVNDVEYIILNELGKGGSSEVFHCYNHEMKTHRAIKVVSLANGASATGFINEVKMLKALQQCNRIIKMFDYEIKEEEKILLVVLEVGGTDLSKILKESALNTTHMPLYMLLYYWMEMLYAVKQIHSHGIVHSDLKPANFLKVEGYLKLIDFGIASCIQSDMTSVVKAVPEGSFNYISPEALSNENSTNVNSPSYGKPKYKISYKSDVWSLGCILYQLVYRRTPFQHISQIWVKLSTIVNAEHKIEYPEAPWVPQKIIDTIRECLQRDVKLRPSVDDLILLYENMFRTLS from the exons atgagtTCTTTCACAAATGATTTTAGTTTGGTAACAAAAAACGGGCAAGAAGGTGACTTTATTAATCAGCGGAACGCGTTAAGCACAGTTAAAAG GACTCGACAATGTCAGCGCCGCAAGTTTCTCCATATTGGGCCTTTACAGCTGGACGAAATCCACAAACAGATCGAGGAGGCCGAAAGTGACGGAATATCCGAATCTAAATCGCCCCCCGCGAAACCAGACGACGCAAACAAAGAGAATGAAGTGAAACCTATAAGCAAGCTTCAAGACAGTTTTGATTTTGGTTTCATGTCACTGAACACACCCGTGAAAAAATCCGAACcggtcaaaaataattttgctaCGCCGAGCCTCAATTACAGACCGATAGGgacgtcaaaaataaatagaaatctGGAATTTCAATATGTTACCCCAAACACAAAAATTCCACCTAAAGTGCAATGCAGTGTCAAAATGCAACCGTATTTGAGGACGCCTATCACAAAATTGTGCACAGCTCCTGATCAACACAAAGTAGAGAGCGAGTTGAAGCCTGCAGTGCAATTAAGGCCCTCTCTTGATCCCACTTTTCAAAGAATAAAAGTGAATGATGTGGAGTATATAATTTTGAATGAGTTGGGGAAGGGTGGAAGTTCTGAAGTGTTTCACTGTTACAACCATGAGATGAAGACGCACCGCGCCATCAAGGTCGTCTCTTTGGCGAATGGCGCCTCCGCCACTGGATTCATCAATGAGGTGAAGATGCTGAAGGCGTTGCAACAGTGTAATCGGATCATCAAAATGTTTGACTA CGAAATAAAGGAGGAAGAGAAAATTTTGTTGGTGGTGCTGGAAGTGGGTGGCACCGACTTGTCGAAAATTCTCAAAGAGTCTGCGCTCAACACGACTCACATGCCCCTGTACATGCTCTTGTACTACTGGATGGAGATGCTGTACGCCGTCAAGCAGATCCACTCCCACGGCATCGTCCATTCCGACCTGAAACCcgccaattttttgaaagtcGAAGGTTACCTAAAACTGATCGATTTCGGGATAGCTTCGTGCATCCAGAGCGACATGACCAGCGTCGTCAAGGCCGTACCGGAGGGCTCCTTCAACTACATAAGTCCCGAAGCCTTGAGCAACGAGAACAGTACAAACGTGAACAGTCCGTCGTACGGCAAACCCAAGTACAAA ATTAGTTATAAGTCGGACGTGTGGTCGTTGGGGTGCATCTTGTACCAGCTGGTTTACAGGCGGACGCCGTTTCAACACATCTCGCAGATTTGGGTGAAACTGTCGACGATAGTGAACGCCGAGCACAAAATCGAGTACCCGGAGGCACCGTGGGTGCCCCAGAAGATAATCGACACGATTCGAGAGTGTCTGCAGCGCGACGTAAAGCTGCGCCCTTCGGTGGACGATCTCATTTTGCTATACGAAAACATGTTCCGCACGTTGTCCTAG